In Verrucomicrobiota bacterium, the following proteins share a genomic window:
- a CDS encoding type II toxin-antitoxin system HicA family toxin, which yields MRPISGREMCRLLSEAGWTLRRIRGSHHIFGKPGERKIITVPVHGNKDLKPGLAAAIARDANLTW from the coding sequence ATGAGGCCCATTTCCGGCCGCGAGATGTGCCGGTTACTGAGCGAAGCGGGCTGGACTCTCAGACGAATCAGGGGCAGCCACCACATCTTTGGGAAACCTGGCGAACGCAAAATCATCACGGTCCCTGTCCACGGAAACAAGGACCTCAAGCCTGGACTGGCTGCGGCAATCGCCCGCGACGCGAACCTGACTTGGTGA